The Hevea brasiliensis isolate MT/VB/25A 57/8 chromosome 9, ASM3005281v1, whole genome shotgun sequence nucleotide sequence atgaAACCTATCAAGGATACGttaaaatgaaacaaacaagTTCTGGAtacattaaaatgaaataaacaagTTCTGGTGAACATTTGAATCATTATTATCTAGATTGGTTTACATACTTAATCATGGGAATGGAAAAGCTTCATTAAAATTACCTGTGACCTAAATCCTTGATAGGTTTCATTTCTCTATATATAGGATTTAGGTCACAGGTGATGTCTCATGATTAAGTATGTAAAccaatttagataataatgattcAAATGCTCACCAGAACTTGTTTTTCCATTTTCACGCTTCGTtcattttatgaaaatttttttttgaaaaaattttcttgCTTTTCAAACACTTAAAAAAATGAACtaacagaaaatattttcttagttaaaaaaaatgaagttattttttaggatttttttatgttttaaactttaataataatatattaaaatgtaaaaatatttttatatacattacataattgcaactaaataacgaaaaatattttttatagaaaacatttttatataagttattttttataaaataaaaaattttaaaatattataaattcgtGACTTTTCATCTACTATTTATGTGtataaaaaaatatctaattttattttcaattcagGCAGCAAATAAGTCACATATAAGCCAACTTATACTTGACTTATTTAATATATGAGCCAAATCCAAGAAAAATTTTGTATAAATTTAGTCCATCACATGCATATGCATGTATGGACTAATTATtccttaaaattattatataatttttgttTAAGCACTGGAGGGGAAGAATACATGATATTAATGGTTAATTCATAAAATATGCATGATGAATTAAATTTATACTAAAATTTTCTCTCaaagttaattatttatattcaacttttatttattaattattattttcatatatatatatatatattgaaggtATGAAACAAGACAAGACAGTGGCACCGAACGCCTCAAGTTTAGACTTGCCTAACCAGCGACAATTAGGCATCTCAATCTATTaggaaatttagaaataaaaatccAAAATTTTGTCTTAGTTTAAGATGGTCAGCTATTCTACATGGAGAAATGtcagaataatttttttttgaatggTGTCAGAATAAGTTAAGCAGGGGTTAACTCTTATCCTACAAATTTTCTTAGTAAGCTGCTTGTTGAAACCTTTCACTTTCACTACACTTTGACAATTACTACAGCAATCATGGTTAAGCATGGTTACATCAATGGTTTACACTATATATAATTTTAGGAGAAAACGTAGAGAGaagcaaaaaattttaaaaaattataaattatttatttatttatgcaaaagaaaacttttagaagtgttaAAAATATAAACTTATAAATAattatctagttgaatttattcgTTAGTAAACTCCTTTCATACaagtaaataattaaaaaatattaatttattaaaattcccCATTTTATCCATATTTATCGGGggaagaattttattttattattattattatttttttatgtttgtGAGAATTGACAAAGGAGACTCTATAAATGCATGAGTTGAACCAAATAGGAGTTGAGCTCATTCTCATTGAAGATTGATGAACGTAGAATGAacaatcaaattaaaacaaaaaagttGTTAGGCCTATATATGAAGACAAGCTAACAAGCCTTTCCTGActtctattttatttttgaaGGGCCGCCTtgaagattttttttctttttcatttttaaagaaaGCCTTGACGATTCTCTAAAATTACTTAAATTTGAAGTTAACAAAATTAGTTTTATTGTTAAGGAGAACCTTCCCATGCATTTTATCCATATATATGCTAATAATCTGCATTATCACAATACCCATGGTTTTAAATAATTGCTGTTACATTACGTAACAACtattatttaaagaaaaataataaatttaatgtctttatttgatatatttatacttattatttaattacatatcttaattttaattatatttttaaatatctactcatttcatgaattttataaaatttttaaaaaattttacataATGACATATTATTATTGTAACATTACCACTGTTATAAGCCTGTTTCTGTAATCCATGACTGCAGCCATGTTGGATTTAAAACCGCATTAGAAAAATGATTATGATAAGTTCCTTATGGTAAAAAATTTCATACTTCAATCATTCACTTTGTTGTATTCTAGGAAGCAAAACTTGGTAAGCAAGGAATAAATTTTCGCAATTtcaattctttaatttattttatttagtaaACAAAACCCTTAGAAGGGAAGAAAGTAGACTCAAAGAAATTTCATTGAGTTTGGCACATGATATAATACAATATAAAGAAAGATTAAGACTTCGAAGCATCCCTTGGGGAACGTACATTTCACACATTTTTGAGTCTGAGCATGCACTATAAATAGGATGTGAGGCCTATGCTTCTTCCTCACCCTAAGCTACAAATCCAATAGCTTTGCTCTGATAGATCTTTTCTCTCAGTTGCGCAAAGCATTTTGTAAAGTAGCAAATTTCTGCTACATActaggaagaagaaaagaaaaatggctTCTCGTTTATGTTTTACTTTCACAATATTGTTGATGAGCTTGTCATGCTTGCCATGTCATGCACAGCTCTCTTCAACCTTCTATGACAGGACATGTCCTTCTGCACTAAGTACTATAAGGGGTGCTATTAGTGCAGCTGTCTCGCGTGAACAGAGAATGGCTGCTTCACTCATTCGCCTTCATTTCCATGATTGCTTTGTTCAAGTAACAAATCGcttgttatatttttattattcttCTTGCCAAGTTCTTGAGAACGTAAGTTATGATTTTAATTTgtgcattaattaattaatgcagGGTTGTGATGGGTCGGTCTTACTGGACGATACTTCCTCAATGAACGGCGAGAAAAATTCACTAAATAACGCCAATTCTCTCAGAGGATTTGATGTCATTGAAAATGTTAAGGCTCAAGTAGAGAGTCAGTGTCCTGGAATTGTTTCTTGTGCTGATATCGTTGCTGTAGCTGCTCGCGACGCATCTGCTGCTGTAACTAACTTTAAATTTCTTTATTCATGATCAAGCTCTAAGCATATGTatctatttattaattaatatatatcatctctacatatatttatatatatataaaataaacacTGCAGGTTGGAGGACCTTCATGGACAGTGAAGCTTGGAAGAAGAGACTCCCTGACAGCAAGCAGAGACCTTGCTGATCAGAACCTTCCTCGCTTTACAAATAGTCTCAGCGAACTCACTTCCTCGTTCAGTAGCAAGAATCTAAATCAAAGAGATTTGGTTGCCCTTTCAGGTTGGTTAATGAAAGAAGAAATTAAACTAATTACTAGTTTCAGGAGTGCATCTTTCTATTGTGTGTAAAACGTAAATTATATTAAGATGGCTAACGATTTCATTTGGGATATAGGAGCACATACGATTGGGCAAGCAAGATGCTTCAGCTTCCGTGACAGGGTTAACAGCAATGCAAGTGATATTGATCCTGAGTTTGCTAGGTCTCTAAGAGAAGATCTTCCATGCCCAGCTGATGGCTCTGGAAATGCAAACCTTGCACCATTTGACGCAGTGACTCCCAATACTTTTGATAACAGCTACTTCAGGAATCTGGTTGATAGGAAAGGCCTTATTCAATCAGATCAGGTGCTTTTCAGTGGTGGATCCACAGACAGCATTGTGAATGAGTACGTCAGGGACTCTTCAATATTCCTGTCTGATTTTGCAGCTGCAATGGTAAAGATGGGAGATTTAAACCCCTTGACTGGTTCTCAGGGAGAAATACGAAGGGTTTGCAATGTTGTTAACTGATTTGCCCAAGAATAAGCAAATCATTATTGTCATGAACATGTTTTTCTATAtatcctaaaataaatagtggatgaaTAGCTTAAGCAAAATTCATTCCACTTGGGCATTTTGTTAatgtaatttcaaatttcaattgaAGTGTGGCAAAGTGTTTTCTCTCTTTCCATTTGACTTATTctttttggcttttttttttttataataaatcatttataaaaaaaattcaattgaattctcataaaatcatatttatttttatttttttaaaattaaaaatttattaaattaaaaaaattaatttttttttctaaatatgagaattaataaaaaacaaatcaattaaattgaattcttataaaattatatatttcaaaCAATTGTTTTATGAAAACTTTTTTATGCTTGCTACGGTAGAAAAATAAGACTGAAGTTCCTAAACTAACTCATTTAATGTAATTTTTAAATAGATTTGGATGGATTATATTTACAACCCAGATTGAGCATATTCTAGAAAACAAGCCTGTCCAAAATATGACCAATAATTATTCTAACTAAGCATATTATATTTGTTGTCCATGCGTATCTTTTTCTTGTTttacaatttaattatttatttcttttatttttgctaattctcatttcatatttcaatttaTATGTCGAGTAAAACTATTGTAATTAATGTGTtaaattatgtaacaccccaatttTTGAAGAAATATAACATATGGTTATAATTTGaatagaaataaaatttataaagttttggaGAGAAAAGTTTAATTTAAACTTGGACTTGAAGGAAAAGTTGTAGAAGTTTTGGGGTAGAAAATAGGATTTATAGAAAGTTGAAGGATCAAAATGAAATTTGGTTAAACAAAAAATTGGGACAGCAGGTTGCAACCCACGTGACTCTCCAGCAGCTtctataaaagaaaaaaagaaaaggaaatgggAAGAATAATCGGGAGAGAGGagaggaggaaaaagaaaggaaaagaaagaaagaaaggaagaagaagaagaagagaagggaagggAGTTGGTGCTGGATTTTATTGAGTTTCTCTAGCAAGAAAGAACCCCAGCAAGGGGAAAAGAAGGATTTTGATCTGAGGCATAAGGAATTTGAGGGAGAGaaatgatgaagaagatgaacagTAGCAAAACAGGAGTTTTGtaggggcagcatgtttctcttccgtccaggtgagtttggctcatctTTCAccattgatttttggatatgtttgaggtttgTATGTGTAGAAGTTAAGGTTAAAATTTAGTGAATTTTCAACGGttagatttggagaaatatattgttgaacccAGGCTATCTGCaattgaaattgtaaattttgGTTACTGAAATTTGAGGAAAATAAATAGTTAAGGGgtttagaaaattatgaaattttgtacagATGATCATTAGAATGTTGGGCCTATTGTGTTAAAATttagtgaattttagacttgtggtttatcaGATATAATTTATTTTGTATGGGTTATCTGATTAAGAATAATTTCTGAAAAATTCAGAATTTGAAGGGTTTGGTAAATATGTTGATATCTCATGATGTAGAATAAACTtgatcctaaaatttttactgatgatTTATatagatgtcttgaatatatagttaaaatttgggatttatctgatgattggatcattatatataaatttgaatatacaagctgccagattggataTTAATGGTTGGGTTGAATTGAATAAGTGATTTTGACGGAAGTAAAATTATTTTCAGATAGGATATGAAGTTGTTGAATTTTTATGTGATTgtggaatatttttgagaaagaattatttatttttagttggATTTTTAGTATTTTGGatatattatgaaatattttgattgAGATTGCTGTTAAATTTTATTGGATTTTTAATTAGAAAAGTAGAAGTTTatggttgattttgattgattattGTTATGATTTTAGGAGGAGCTTTTGATTATGGTTTTAAGTGGATGGAATGTGATATTTGCTAGTTGGTATCATGAGATCAGGAGAGTGATTTTTACAATATATGGCATGGATTTACttctaaattaatttttgatcctttgaaaattttaatttgctTCGGATAATATGTTGATTATTtgattcatctttattgttcaaaTTAATTCTATTATATTGTTGCTCATTGCTATTCCGATATCTTATGCATGCAGGTAAGTCTAAAAAGAGAGTTAAAGGTTTTGAGATACCAAGACAAATGATAAATGATGATGAAATTAATAGCTTGTACAGAGAGATAGATGATAGTAGCAAAGTTCAGCAGAGGCgatttaatattttagaattataAGAAGAATTATGAGATTGTGGGCATTTATGATGGAATTGTTTGGCTACTTTGGGTAGCAATGATTTGTTTGGCAAAAGTTGGTTATTGGAGTTTATAAATTTGATGGTCTATGGTATTGACAATCATAATATGCTCTTGTATCACTATGAGATATAAAACTATATTTAACATAGTTGCTCCCATTAGAGGGGCGGTAGCAGTTCAGTTTAGTGTAGTAGGAAAGGGCTGCCCATAGAGAGAGTAAGCCGCCATTGCAAGATTTGACACAGCATTGctacgattttttttttttatatctatttTGATACTCTGGCATATCTTTGGATGTTCAGTACCAATTATCGATAATTTTTATATCTGTGAGGAAATTCTTGGAGACTAGGAAGATTATAATTCGAGTTATTTGGGGATTCTAGATTTGCATAGCATGTTGATTTGATTATGCAATTTATTCGGCTTGttctaatttcttcttcttcttattatttttttttctcatctatcCATTTAGCTTATTTCTTCTATATTTCTTTTTGTTGCATGATGTATATTGTAAATGCCAACTCATTGAGTATCCTATACTCACCCAACCTAACTCATCAGTTTTGCAGATGTTAATTGAAAGGAGAATTAGGTTGATGGTTTTTAGAGCTTCGATTGGCTAGACTCCACAGTTCTGGGGAAGCAAGGGAAGGAAATCTACAGTAgggaataagggtgttacaaattatgTTTTATATCTTCATGTATATTAATCTTCATTTATATCAACATGCacccaaaaaatattttatttattatatcaaAATTTTGTTCAAGACTTTAGCGATTACCCCATCCATCCCTAAATCCAGGGGCCTGTGGGTAGAGCTCGGACTTGGATTTTACGCCTTGAGATTTTTTCAGTTATAGATggaaacaaaattttcttttaaacatATTAAGCCAGATAAACTTTACCTCAAGACAAATGTGGAAGTCTGCTCTAACAGTGACAAACATGGGAGTGTTTGTCATAACATCAACACTCGCCCTAACAAACTCCCATTTGCCATCATATGCTACCAACAAAGCCAAACCGAGGAGGTAAACACAATACAATTAAAGATGGACCTGCAATTCTGTTAGGATTTACCCTGTCTAAAACATCTAGGATAACAACATGAGAATGATTGAGAAACATCCAAACAGTCAAGGGTAATGCAGATAATCTCCTAGAGCCAATTAGTTATCTACTTTGTGCACTAGATTTTTGAAGAtggtttttgttattttctttccctttttacTGGCAAAAACTAATGAGTATAGAGTGAATTTGCAGTTCTTTTGTTTTATACTTTGCTCCTTTTGTGCCAGGTGCACATTACTCCCCATTATAGGATGGTTGCGTACTCCTCAAGTATATGGGTcattcaagtagtaaagaaaagatatcgtcccacagagaattgttgtttgagtaccaaactataaaagtcacgattatttgagctatcgataatttgtgccaaaaatagagtaagaggtgcagcaaattaaattggaaaaataaggaaattataatgaattaagcaattaaaattctaagcactatactaatttattaaaatttcagcaagtgagaaaatatttaattaattaatggtaaaaattgatttcagagttgaggttcatgaagtaaagccaagattaagggaaatacaagtttgaaggaagttgattttgatttcctttaatttctttttcaagcaaactaaagagtgttttaaaggaaactaaacccccttctcatgcgatgtttaattacccaaaaccctttaagcattttaataAACTTGAActtcctcttaacccactagtttatttctaacactaggtgattaagttcattatcttgattatctatcatagattttcacctctcggtccttcaatctaagattaagaacaaaactcaaagggtaccaacaatggatatgtaaataagcacacaagataagaatcgaagcttatatatactaaaaatctggttaaaaccagtccaaatccataaataaaacttaaattattacacccaactctgaaatcttaagtatctactcattcatgcttgtatttacaagtagaaaatatgaaatagagcaagaaaacatgaaaataaaactaaaaataaaagaacccagaagaagaagatccaaatctctgaaaatggaagATGGAAGACGTCACTCTGCAGGTGTTCCTCCTCCAAAAATGGCGTGATTCCCCCTTTCCTCTCTCTTTTGATTATTCTCTCCctttctccttatggtaaaaatgagaatatgatgatTTTATATCCCCTCAAGGGTTGCCCTAAAAATAGTCTCTAAAGGGATAAGGACaaaaggtgtgaaaagagaaaatttttccatgtcaGCAAATCTGCCAGTGCCATcctgtaacacccttactgtagcaactccgtacattctactgttccggtgaccggtgtcggtccggacagctagaacgtccggaaaaatatttaaactaaagtcaggaaccataattaactcaaatattaatgagaaaaatttagtaaaaattttagaaataaaatacaaccaagtcaaatgagccggtgcccaagcgatgggtaaccggagagaagttgcggttctcgcaactaggagccctagacccagggaaaaattcataaaataatttttgggactccagagaagggtcattgaggttcctatggcattagaatgccaagaaaatatttagaaaaatttttcaatcggtacagacaattttgacccgttaagccaaacggagggcattttggtcatttcgccttcagagacgatttttggccgacttgtccagttgagtaaataattattatgacataaaatatgaattaatattgatgaaaaattaatttgaagctagtagaaaagaaaagaaaaagaaaatacaataaaatgccaaatatgacatattatgatgtcactcacttactcccaaccaatcacaagttaacaagcattcttaaaacacctaaaagagtcaaaaatagaccaaaaatttctggtctccttcttcatctttagccagccgaaaccctctccccatctccctccattgattttcaaccaaagcttcaaa carries:
- the LOC110648485 gene encoding lignin-forming anionic peroxidase, whose protein sequence is MASRLCFTFTILLMSLSCLPCHAQLSSTFYDRTCPSALSTIRGAISAAVSREQRMAASLIRLHFHDCFVQGCDGSVLLDDTSSMNGEKNSLNNANSLRGFDVIENVKAQVESQCPGIVSCADIVAVAARDASAAVGGPSWTVKLGRRDSLTASRDLADQNLPRFTNSLSELTSSFSSKNLNQRDLVALSGAHTIGQARCFSFRDRVNSNASDIDPEFARSLREDLPCPADGSGNANLAPFDAVTPNTFDNSYFRNLVDRKGLIQSDQVLFSGGSTDSIVNEYVRDSSIFLSDFAAAMVKMGDLNPLTGSQGEIRRVCNVVN